In Thermodesulfobacteriota bacterium, a single genomic region encodes these proteins:
- a CDS encoding radical SAM protein has product MKKLIKIIKPSKKLYTVIFFVTSRCNALCRTCFYWQELNQKGDLTFDEIKRLSETMPPFHDLLLSGGEPSLRSELSQIVNLFYKNNGIRRIYLPTNGLKPRRIKELTEIILEENELLEVYLNNSIDGLPETNDKIRSVPGNFKKSLETIGLARTLKPRFGDRLQINVNSVICAENCHELARLGNFFLENEALDYHFFQIIRGDPLDKSLKKVPAEELRKLYREVTKIQQVYAARKAENRGAVQGWVRKSAYSAVLNFHHQTQFNNYTYNAPWPMPCTAGETAIVIDYDGNIRACELRGSLGNLRDYGCDFQAFWNSKIREDEINSIAQDKCFCTHVCFLHDSMRFSERVKFWEIPKSYLTRHSW; this is encoded by the coding sequence ATGAAAAAGCTCATAAAAATCATAAAGCCTTCAAAGAAACTCTATACCGTGATATTCTTCGTCACTTCTCGCTGCAATGCCCTCTGTAGAACCTGTTTCTATTGGCAGGAGCTTAATCAAAAAGGGGATTTAACTTTTGATGAGATAAAGAGGTTGTCAGAGACGATGCCACCTTTTCATGACCTGCTTCTTAGCGGTGGTGAACCCTCTCTTAGGAGTGAACTCTCTCAGATAGTAAATCTCTTTTACAAAAATAATGGTATAAGAAGAATATACCTCCCCACAAATGGCCTTAAGCCGCGGCGTATAAAAGAACTCACAGAGATAATCCTCGAAGAAAATGAACTGCTCGAGGTCTATCTTAACAATTCAATTGACGGCCTTCCTGAGACAAATGATAAGATTCGTAGCGTTCCGGGAAACTTCAAGAAGTCCCTCGAGACTATAGGGCTTGCCCGGACTTTAAAGCCTAGATTCGGTGACAGGCTTCAGATAAACGTAAATTCGGTAATTTGTGCTGAAAATTGCCACGAGCTTGCTAGACTGGGCAATTTTTTCCTTGAAAATGAGGCCCTTGATTACCACTTTTTTCAGATAATCCGTGGGGACCCGCTGGATAAGAGCCTGAAAAAAGTGCCTGCTGAAGAATTAAGAAAGCTTTATAGAGAAGTAACCAAAATTCAGCAGGTATACGCTGCTAGAAAGGCGGAGAATCGCGGAGCAGTACAAGGGTGGGTGAGAAAATCGGCATATTCTGCTGTTCTTAATTTCCATCATCAAACCCAGTTTAATAACTATACGTATAATGCACCCTGGCCCATGCCTTGCACAGCCGGTGAAACGGCAATAGTTATTGATTACGACGGAAATATTAGAGCCTGCGAACTTCGTGGTTCTCTCGGCAATCTTAGAGATTATGGCTGCGACTTTCAAGCCTTCTGGAATTCTAAAATAAGAGAGGATGAGATAAACTCAATTGCGCAGGATAAATGTTTCTGCACACATGTTTGTTTTCTGCACGATAGCATGAGGTTTTCTGAGCGTGTGAAGTTTTGGGAAATTCCTAAAAGCTACCTTACCCGGCATTCCTGGTGA
- a CDS encoding radical SAM protein, with translation MEMVRLLEKTLSKTSDLTWKGLGVINDIIPSKPFQPHWAHAPFPKSSMRTKPPLGLPRETDSLCPGCVKEVREDIANDRKDWRDIIKENPGMIRARLYHEDGRVLMEKTCEKHGRYEDLISIDPEFFLHIESLFMGDDPQIPENILGSLRSHGASTIKYSRGACMIVDLTNRCNMMCRPCFMDANQVGYVHELDMEDVRKILTDAANFKPRRQTAVMFSGGEPTLSPIFLDACRLAKELGFFSIQAASNGLRFALEPEYAYKAKEAGLRIVYLQFDGIGNKAHAHRRIANLYDVKQRIIENLHNAGINVMLVPTIVNTINNDQVVPIVDFSVDNVGKVAGIAFQPVSFTGRDDDIPEDQRRRERYTTSHLAHDIAKWRDGLIDPMRDWFPLSALSPFADAVDMTRGLEESWGSMKCGCHPNCGAGFVLLVNRRTKEVVPVTKIINLKQLLRDMRVITDHYRGRKWAMAEMALSFMRNYNPKEAPKGIDLPTLVNLFLDQSGAKNFGIPVSPDRYDWSVQFIAAMWFQDVYNYDFRRTERCVIPYGTQLGEISFCAYNTGIGWRWIVEKEFRTATIRDWYKEHGRHPIYASKKPKPLHLPDGSQAVPVKMVGDIREKSNGNGSKGNGSHSTELQDTEHQAIPVKMLGDIRKKSKELTI, from the coding sequence ATGGAGATGGTTAGACTGTTAGAAAAAACTTTAAGTAAGACGTCTGACTTAACATGGAAGGGGTTAGGAGTAATAAATGATATTATTCCTTCAAAGCCTTTTCAACCTCACTGGGCACATGCTCCTTTTCCCAAGTCGAGTATGAGGACAAAACCTCCGCTTGGCTTGCCAAGAGAGACCGATTCGTTATGTCCCGGTTGTGTTAAGGAAGTGAGAGAGGACATAGCAAACGATCGAAAGGACTGGCGAGATATAATAAAAGAAAACCCGGGCATGATCAGGGCTCGTCTTTACCATGAGGATGGCCGGGTTTTAATGGAGAAGACATGCGAAAAACACGGGCGTTATGAAGACTTAATCTCCATAGACCCGGAATTCTTCCTGCATATAGAATCCCTTTTTATGGGTGATGACCCTCAAATTCCTGAGAATATACTCGGTAGCCTACGTTCTCATGGCGCTTCGACAATCAAGTACAGCCGGGGAGCGTGTATGATAGTTGACCTCACCAATCGCTGCAACATGATGTGTCGACCATGCTTTATGGATGCGAATCAGGTGGGCTATGTCCACGAGCTGGACATGGAAGACGTAAGGAAGATTCTTACCGATGCGGCCAACTTTAAGCCAAGGCGGCAGACTGCGGTTATGTTCTCCGGAGGAGAACCGACTCTCTCTCCTATATTTCTTGATGCTTGCCGGTTAGCAAAGGAGCTAGGGTTTTTCTCGATACAAGCGGCCTCAAACGGACTCAGGTTTGCACTAGAGCCTGAGTATGCATATAAGGCAAAAGAGGCTGGCTTAAGAATTGTTTACCTTCAGTTTGACGGTATAGGAAATAAGGCTCATGCTCATAGAAGGATAGCCAATCTCTACGATGTAAAACAAAGGATAATAGAGAATCTGCACAATGCTGGGATTAACGTAATGCTTGTTCCCACTATAGTAAACACTATAAACAACGACCAGGTAGTGCCAATAGTTGATTTTTCGGTCGACAATGTCGGAAAAGTAGCTGGGATTGCGTTCCAACCCGTATCGTTTACCGGCCGGGATGATGATATACCGGAAGACCAGAGAAGAAGGGAGAGATACACAACCTCACATCTAGCCCATGACATTGCAAAGTGGAGAGACGGACTCATAGACCCGATGAGAGATTGGTTCCCGCTTTCGGCGCTTTCACCTTTCGCCGATGCCGTCGATATGACAAGAGGATTAGAGGAGTCTTGGGGCTCGATGAAATGCGGATGTCATCCAAACTGTGGAGCGGGTTTTGTGCTCTTAGTTAACCGGAGAACCAAGGAGGTAGTGCCTGTAACGAAGATAATTAACCTCAAGCAGTTGCTTAGGGATATGCGAGTAATCACCGATCATTATCGAGGCCGGAAGTGGGCCATGGCAGAGATGGCTCTTTCCTTCATGAGAAACTACAATCCGAAAGAAGCGCCAAAGGGTATTGACCTTCCCACACTAGTTAATCTTTTCCTTGACCAATCTGGGGCTAAGAATTTTGGAATACCTGTCTCTCCTGACAGATATGACTGGAGTGTTCAGTTTATTGCGGCAATGTGGTTCCAGGATGTATATAATTACGATTTTAGAAGAACCGAGAGGTGTGTGATACCCTACGGGACACAACTTGGGGAAATATCCTTTTGCGCCTATAACACCGGGATTGGTTGGAGATGGATTGTGGAGAAAGAATTCAGGACAGCTACTATTAGGGATTGGTACAAGGAGCACGGAAGGCATCCGATTTATGCAAGCAAGAAGCCAAAGCCACTTCATCTTCCGGATGGCTCACAGGCTGTCCCTGTAAAGATGGTAGGGGATATTCGTGAGAAATCTAACGGTAACGGAAGTAAAGGTAATGGAAGTCACTCGACTGAACTTCAAGATACAGAACATCAAGCAATTCCGGTAAAAATGTTAGGAGATATCCGCAAGAAATCTAAAGAACTTACCATATGA
- a CDS encoding glycosyltransferase family 2 protein produces the protein MPLLIIVSIFAIFLTIFLLNLLKVITHYEEIPVVEDIEGYTPLVSIVVPMRNEEKNARRCIQSLLSQRYPNFEIIAVDDKSKDNTINILKELASEYSCLDVIEGASTPEGWVGKNHALWQGIKQAKGDWYLFVDADTASEPYMLTSVIRYAENDKVDMLSISPFQILETFWEKVVQPVIFSSIYQAFPQEKINDPKSKKAAAIGQFILIRRSVYEAVGGHSAIRNKIVEDFALANLVKGSGYKLRVLRGIKLVRTRMYTNFSEMWEGWTKNLFIGLGRRWRNLVYFVVLLLAWGIIPPVLVTWSLVNLAFQRFYTPLSFLILVESIFLLVLTIYVAWQATRLFAISRYYSFTFPLGIAVYIGIVLYSAYKVASGEGVTWKERVYRL, from the coding sequence ATGCCCTTACTGATAATAGTTAGCATATTTGCAATTTTCCTAACTATTTTTCTGTTAAACCTCTTAAAAGTTATTACTCACTATGAAGAAATTCCAGTTGTAGAAGATATAGAAGGATATACCCCACTTGTTTCTATCGTTGTGCCTATGCGAAATGAAGAAAAGAACGCAAGGCGATGTATCCAGAGTTTACTTTCTCAAAGGTATCCAAATTTTGAGATTATAGCTGTAGACGATAAGTCAAAAGATAATACTATTAACATACTTAAGGAGCTTGCTTCTGAATACTCCTGCTTGGATGTAATAGAAGGTGCTTCCACCCCAGAAGGTTGGGTTGGGAAAAACCACGCTCTATGGCAGGGCATAAAACAGGCAAAAGGAGACTGGTATCTTTTTGTCGATGCGGATACTGCTTCCGAGCCTTACATGCTTACTTCAGTCATAAGATACGCTGAAAATGATAAAGTAGATATGCTCTCGATTTCTCCTTTTCAGATATTGGAAACATTCTGGGAAAAAGTAGTACAGCCAGTTATTTTTTCATCCATTTATCAAGCATTTCCTCAAGAGAAAATTAATGATCCCAAGAGTAAAAAGGCTGCAGCTATTGGTCAGTTCATATTAATAAGACGTTCGGTGTACGAGGCAGTAGGCGGACACTCAGCAATAAGGAATAAGATTGTTGAAGATTTTGCCTTAGCAAATCTGGTAAAGGGTTCAGGCTATAAGCTTCGTGTATTGAGGGGGATAAAGCTCGTAAGAACCAGGATGTACACGAATTTCAGTGAGATGTGGGAGGGGTGGACAAAAAATCTTTTCATTGGACTTGGTAGAAGATGGAGAAATCTCGTGTATTTTGTAGTTTTGCTCCTTGCCTGGGGGATCATACCACCGGTCCTTGTTACCTGGTCTCTGGTTAACTTGGCCTTTCAAAGATTCTATACTCCACTTTCATTCCTAATTCTGGTCGAAAGCATTTTTCTTCTCGTTTTGACCATTTACGTTGCCTGGCAGGCTACCCGGCTCTTTGCTATTTCTCGCTATTACTCCTTTACTTTTCCCCTAGGTATAGCCGTCTACATCGGTATAGTACTTTACTCTGCCTATAAAGTTGCAAGTGGTGAAGGGGTTACTTGGAAGGAGCGAGTATATAGACTCTAA